One Flavobacterium sp. 90 DNA segment encodes these proteins:
- the atpG gene encoding ATP synthase F1 subunit gamma — MANLKEIRNRITSVSSTMQITSAMKMVSAAKLKKAQDAITAMRPYAEKLTELLQNLSATLDGEVGGDYTTQREVKKVLLVAITSNRGLCGAFNANIIKEVKNRAAFYAGKQVDVFPIGKKGNDVLSKSFKAHGHHNAIFDHLTFDNVAGIADNLTEKFLSGEYDRIELIYNQFKNAATQIVQTEQFLPLAPIKSDVPVSGGDYIFEPSKEEIVLTLIPKSLKTQLYKGIRDSFASEHGARMTAMHKATDNATELRNQLKLTYNKARQAAITNEILEIVGGAEALNG, encoded by the coding sequence ATGGCAAATTTAAAGGAAATCCGTAATAGAATTACTTCCGTTTCATCGACGATGCAAATTACATCGGCAATGAAAATGGTTTCTGCAGCAAAGCTTAAGAAAGCACAAGATGCAATCACTGCGATGCGCCCTTATGCCGAGAAATTAACGGAATTGTTGCAAAATCTTTCTGCTACACTTGATGGTGAAGTTGGAGGTGATTATACAACACAACGTGAAGTAAAAAAAGTATTGCTTGTTGCTATAACTTCAAACAGAGGTTTATGTGGAGCATTTAATGCAAATATTATTAAAGAAGTTAAAAATCGTGCTGCTTTTTATGCTGGAAAACAAGTAGATGTTTTTCCTATTGGTAAAAAAGGAAATGATGTACTAAGCAAATCTTTTAAAGCACACGGTCACCATAATGCAATTTTCGATCATTTGACTTTTGATAATGTTGCTGGAATTGCTGATAATTTGACTGAGAAATTTTTATCAGGAGAATACGACAGAATCGAATTAATCTACAATCAGTTTAAAAATGCTGCGACACAAATCGTTCAAACAGAGCAATTTTTACCGTTAGCACCAATTAAATCTGATGTACCAGTTTCTGGTGGGGATTATATTTTCGAACCTTCAAAAGAAGAAATTGTGTTGACATTGATTCCAAAATCATTGAAAACTCAATTATACAAAGGTATTCGTGATTCATTTGCTTCAGAACACGGAGCGCGTATGACAGCAATGCATAAAGCAACTGACAACGCAACTGAATTAAGAAACCAATTGAAATTGACTTACAATAAAGCACGTCAGGCAGCTATTACAAACGAAATCCTTGAGATCGTTGGTGGAGCAGAAGCTTTGAACGGATAA
- a CDS encoding ATP-binding cassette domain-containing protein, with protein sequence MTHEYKETLLYVENLSVGYDDTIIIKDISLVEKDVIREGIDCTGQVIAFVGRSGRGKSTFFKALTGLIPTNSGKILIRDFENKEPNAAKAVCEGDIGFVDQKYTLFRHKTVTQALKFSLRKTKLSEVEKDEKIKLYLKEWGLENCKDKYPNELSGGQRQRTAIIEQLFSSDQFIVLDEPFSGLDVGNIEEVKKSFELLGKSSEFNTVIFSTHDIELAIELAQTIYVIGHPTINGKKENYGTIVAKYDLRDMGLSWKEYCDDHLKLSKEIIHQMMIS encoded by the coding sequence ATGACACACGAATATAAAGAGACACTTTTGTATGTAGAAAATCTTAGCGTTGGTTATGATGATACTATTATTATAAAAGATATAAGTCTTGTTGAAAAAGATGTAATCAGAGAAGGCATTGATTGTACAGGTCAGGTTATAGCTTTTGTTGGAAGATCAGGAAGAGGAAAATCAACATTCTTTAAAGCATTGACAGGACTGATTCCAACGAATTCCGGAAAAATTTTAATTAGAGATTTCGAAAACAAAGAACCAAATGCGGCTAAAGCTGTATGTGAAGGAGACATTGGTTTTGTAGATCAAAAATATACTCTGTTCAGACATAAAACAGTTACTCAGGCTTTGAAATTTTCGCTAAGAAAAACAAAGCTTTCGGAGGTTGAAAAAGACGAAAAAATAAAGTTATATCTAAAAGAATGGGGATTAGAAAATTGTAAAGACAAATATCCTAACGAACTTTCCGGAGGACAAAGACAAAGAACAGCGATTATAGAACAATTGTTTTCATCTGATCAGTTTATTGTTTTAGATGAACCATTTTCAGGATTAGATGTTGGAAATATTGAAGAAGTAAAAAAATCATTTGAGTTATTAGGTAAATCATCTGAGTTTAATACCGTTATTTTTTCAACGCATGATATTGAGTTGGCAATTGAATTAGCACAAACTATTTATGTTATTGGACATCCAACCATAAATGGAAAAAAAGAAAACTACGGAACCATTGTCGCAAAATACGATCTAAGAGACATGGGACTTTCGTGGAAAGAATATTGTGACGATCACTTAAAATTATCAAAAGAAATTATTCACCAAATGATGATTTCTTAA
- the atpH gene encoding ATP synthase F1 subunit delta: protein MASTRAAIRYAQAILDLANSKGVAEAVSNDMKSIASTIGSNLELSTFIQSPTKVEVKESALLEVFANINGVTKGLFHLLFENKRFEILEAIALEYNKLFDESNGVEVAKVTTAIPMDAALEAKVLAKIATLSDKKITIENIVDPSIIGGFILRIGDQQYNASVANRLQVLKRELSN, encoded by the coding sequence ATGGCAAGTACAAGAGCAGCAATTCGTTATGCACAAGCAATTCTAGACTTAGCAAACTCTAAAGGTGTTGCCGAAGCTGTTAGTAACGATATGAAATCAATTGCTTCAACAATTGGTTCCAATTTAGAATTGAGTACCTTTATCCAAAGCCCAACTAAAGTTGAAGTTAAAGAAAGTGCTCTTTTAGAAGTTTTCGCAAATATAAATGGTGTAACTAAAGGGTTATTTCATTTATTATTCGAAAATAAAAGATTTGAAATTCTTGAGGCGATTGCTCTTGAATACAATAAATTATTTGATGAAAGTAATGGTGTTGAAGTAGCGAAAGTTACAACTGCTATTCCTATGGATGCTGCATTAGAAGCTAAAGTTTTGGCTAAAATTGCAACATTATCAGATAAAAAAATAACAATAGAAAATATAGTAGATCCGTCAATTATTGGAGGATTTATTTTAAGAATAGGTGATCAACAATACAATGCATCTGTTGCAAACAGATTGCAGGTATTAAAAAGAGAGTTAAGTAATTAG
- a CDS encoding AAA family ATPase, with protein MSKKNNPISIIEESFLSLKKYLETNVSINEAVFTASFIIELQKETKQILEICNVLNQDADFIQKLNETVNPVFSKGLLFKAEHFFLSDIIDLYEREPGTKNEKQEFVLAYYYDALRNKHFANENSVNELNQLVFTENFKSLLVKIKKENKIITSNFQQNYYVLPEIIVEKKHRGLEEILIEYQNFLYFTFGKKFENTAAFSNYLGLNAKTSKSDKKETNNLLEEDTLEKVLKELNELVGLAEVKRDVSELINLLEIQKKRSKQGLKNVEITLHTVFLGPPGTGKTSVARLLSRIFKHLGFLSKGQMFETDREGLVAGYVGQTATKVNSAVESSLGGVLFIDEAYALTQNAFGNDYGAEAVNTLLKRMEDHREDLAVVVAGYTEPMKIFIESNPGLRSRFNRYFHFDHFTPSELFQIFESFCSKSDFIISDEAKEKLTDTFDLLYESKNESFGNARVVRNLFEKCVQNQANRIVKIKKLTNKVLKTFTEEDIPEPKKTEQNVNLEMKSKEN; from the coding sequence ATGTCAAAAAAGAACAATCCAATATCGATTATTGAAGAATCATTTTTGTCTCTAAAAAAATATTTAGAAACAAATGTATCTATTAATGAAGCCGTTTTTACGGCTTCATTTATTATAGAGCTGCAAAAAGAAACAAAGCAGATTCTTGAAATATGTAATGTACTAAATCAAGATGCAGATTTTATTCAGAAGCTAAATGAAACCGTAAACCCTGTTTTTTCTAAAGGATTATTGTTTAAAGCAGAACATTTTTTTCTTTCGGATATTATTGATCTTTATGAAAGAGAACCTGGAACGAAAAATGAAAAGCAAGAATTCGTTCTGGCTTATTATTACGATGCTTTGCGAAACAAACATTTTGCAAACGAAAATTCTGTAAACGAATTAAATCAGTTGGTTTTTACAGAGAATTTTAAAAGTCTTCTGGTAAAAATTAAAAAAGAGAACAAGATAATAACTTCAAATTTTCAGCAAAACTATTATGTATTGCCAGAAATAATAGTAGAAAAGAAACATAGAGGTCTGGAAGAAATTCTAATTGAATATCAAAATTTCCTTTATTTTACATTTGGTAAGAAATTTGAAAATACAGCAGCTTTCAGTAATTATCTGGGTTTAAATGCGAAAACATCGAAATCAGATAAAAAAGAAACAAACAATCTTCTGGAAGAAGATACGCTGGAAAAAGTCCTGAAAGAGTTAAACGAATTAGTTGGTTTAGCAGAAGTAAAAAGAGACGTTTCTGAATTAATCAATCTTTTAGAAATCCAAAAAAAGCGTTCAAAGCAAGGATTAAAAAATGTTGAAATTACTTTACATACTGTTTTTCTTGGGCCTCCGGGAACAGGAAAAACTTCTGTAGCAAGACTTTTAAGCAGAATTTTTAAACATTTGGGTTTTTTATCCAAAGGTCAAATGTTTGAAACAGACAGAGAAGGATTAGTTGCAGGTTATGTTGGTCAAACAGCAACAAAAGTAAATAGTGCTGTAGAATCAAGTCTTGGCGGAGTATTATTTATTGATGAAGCCTATGCATTAACTCAAAATGCATTTGGAAACGATTATGGAGCAGAAGCTGTAAATACGCTTTTGAAAAGAATGGAAGATCATCGGGAAGATTTGGCAGTTGTGGTTGCAGGATATACAGAACCGATGAAGATTTTTATAGAATCAAATCCGGGATTGCGATCACGTTTCAACAGATACTTTCATTTTGATCATTTTACGCCTTCAGAATTATTTCAAATTTTTGAATCATTTTGCTCGAAATCAGATTTTATTATTTCTGATGAAGCCAAAGAAAAATTGACAGATACATTTGATTTGCTTTACGAAAGTAAAAATGAAAGTTTTGGAAATGCCAGAGTCGTTAGAAACTTATTTGAAAAATGTGTTCAGAATCAGGCGAATCGAATTGTAAAAATTAAAAAACTCACCAATAAAGTCTTAAAAACATTTACAGAAGAAGATATTCCAGAACCAAAAAAAACGGAACAAAATGTTAATCTTGAAATGAAAAGCAAAGAGAATTAA
- a CDS encoding F0F1 ATP synthase subunit B, with translation MQLTSPESLIFWTTIIFIVFFILLAKFAWKPILGAVKSREESINNALASAEAARLEMQNLTADNERILKEARAERDAMLKEAREMKEQMIADSKNEAQEQGQKLIAQAKLAIENEKNAAMAELKSQVSTLSLSIAEKLLKDELSNKESQTKLVEKMLGDVKLN, from the coding sequence ATGCAATTAACTTCACCAGAAAGTTTAATTTTTTGGACAACAATTATCTTTATTGTTTTCTTCATTCTTTTGGCAAAATTTGCTTGGAAACCTATTTTAGGAGCTGTAAAAAGCCGTGAGGAATCTATTAACAATGCTTTAGCATCTGCAGAAGCTGCACGTTTAGAAATGCAAAATTTAACTGCTGATAATGAGCGTATCTTAAAAGAAGCTCGTGCAGAACGTGATGCAATGTTAAAAGAAGCTCGTGAAATGAAAGAGCAAATGATAGCTGATTCTAAAAATGAAGCACAAGAGCAAGGTCAAAAACTGATTGCGCAAGCTAAATTGGCAATAGAAAATGAAAAAAATGCAGCTATGGCTGAATTGAAATCTCAAGTTTCAACTTTATCATTAAGTATTGCTGAAAAATTATTGAAGGATGAATTATCTAACAAAGAATCTCAAACTAAATTAGTTGAGAAAATGTTAGGTGACGTAAAGTTAAACTAA
- the atpA gene encoding F0F1 ATP synthase subunit alpha yields MAEIKPAEISAILRKQVEGFESGATLEEVGTVLQVGDGIARIYGLSNVQYGELVEFENGLEAIVLNLEEDNVGVVLLGPSTGIKEGSTAKRTQRIASLKVGEQMVGRVVNTLGFPIDGKGPIGGDLYEMPLERKAPGVIFRQPVTEPLQTGIKAVDAMIPVGRGQRELVIGDRQTGKSTVCIDTILNQKEFYDAGKPVFCIYVAIGQKASTVAGIAKMLEEKGAMAYTVIVAANASDPAPMQVYAPFAGAAIGEYFRDSGRPALIVYDDLSKQAVAYREVSLLLRRPPGREAYPGDVFYLHSRLLERACKVIADNGIAKNMNDLPDSIKSIVKGGGSLTALPIIETQAGDVSAYIPTNVISITDGQIFLDGDLFNSGVRPAINVGISVSRVGGNAQIKSMKKVSGTLKLDQAQFRELEAFAKFGSDLDSVTLNVIEKGKRNVEILKQGLNDPYPVENQVAIIYAGSKNLLKSVPVNKVKEFEADFLAYLNSKHKDTLNALKAGKLDDNITDVIEKAAKEISAKYI; encoded by the coding sequence ATGGCGGAAATCAAACCTGCTGAAATTTCAGCAATATTAAGAAAGCAAGTAGAAGGTTTTGAATCTGGTGCTACGCTAGAGGAAGTAGGAACGGTACTTCAAGTTGGAGACGGTATTGCTCGTATTTACGGGCTATCTAATGTACAATACGGTGAGTTAGTTGAATTTGAAAACGGACTTGAAGCTATTGTATTGAACCTTGAAGAAGACAATGTTGGTGTGGTACTTTTAGGACCATCAACAGGAATCAAAGAAGGATCAACAGCAAAAAGAACACAACGTATTGCTTCTCTTAAAGTAGGTGAGCAAATGGTAGGACGTGTTGTTAATACTCTTGGTTTTCCAATTGATGGAAAAGGACCAATTGGTGGAGACTTATACGAGATGCCTTTAGAGAGAAAAGCTCCTGGAGTTATCTTCCGTCAGCCAGTTACTGAGCCATTACAAACAGGTATTAAAGCAGTAGATGCTATGATCCCGGTTGGTCGTGGACAACGTGAGCTTGTTATTGGTGACCGTCAAACAGGTAAATCAACTGTTTGTATCGATACAATCTTAAATCAAAAAGAATTTTATGATGCAGGAAAACCTGTATTTTGTATATATGTTGCAATTGGGCAAAAAGCTTCAACTGTAGCAGGAATTGCTAAAATGTTAGAAGAAAAAGGTGCAATGGCTTATACAGTTATTGTTGCAGCAAATGCTTCTGATCCAGCTCCAATGCAAGTTTATGCTCCTTTCGCAGGTGCTGCAATTGGAGAATATTTTAGAGATTCAGGTCGTCCAGCACTTATCGTGTATGATGATTTATCTAAACAAGCTGTTGCTTACCGTGAGGTTTCTCTTTTATTAAGAAGACCACCGGGACGTGAGGCTTATCCTGGCGACGTTTTCTACTTACACTCTCGTTTATTAGAGCGTGCTTGTAAAGTAATTGCAGATAATGGAATTGCTAAAAACATGAACGATTTACCAGATTCTATCAAGTCTATCGTAAAAGGTGGCGGTTCATTAACTGCATTACCAATTATCGAAACTCAGGCTGGTGACGTTTCTGCATATATCCCAACAAACGTAATCTCGATTACAGACGGTCAGATTTTCCTTGATGGAGATTTGTTCAACTCTGGAGTTCGTCCTGCGATTAACGTAGGTATCTCAGTATCTCGTGTTGGAGGTAATGCTCAGATTAAATCTATGAAAAAAGTTTCTGGAACTTTAAAATTAGATCAAGCTCAATTCCGTGAATTAGAAGCTTTCGCTAAATTTGGTTCTGACTTAGATTCAGTTACTTTAAACGTAATTGAAAAAGGAAAAAGAAACGTTGAAATCTTGAAACAAGGTTTGAACGATCCTTATCCAGTAGAAAATCAAGTAGCTATTATTTATGCAGGTTCTAAAAACTTATTGAAAAGTGTTCCTGTAAATAAAGTAAAAGAATTTGAAGCTGATTTCTTAGCTTACTTAAACAGCAAACATAAAGATACGCTTAACGCGTTGAAAGCTGGTAAGTTAGATGACAACATTACTGATGTTATCGAAAAAGCAGCAAAAGAAATTTCAGCAAAATATATCTAA
- a CDS encoding polymer-forming cytoskeletal protein: MFDKVKKNGTELLGKTNRIVEGTSIIGDIVSKADFRLDGELIGNFTSQGKLVIGVSGSIKGEIVCNNADIEGEFQGKIKVLEVLNIKATARIHGEVAVGKLSIEPGADFTATCTMLTNTTKEVTLKDGKGAQEELKQ; encoded by the coding sequence ATGTTTGATAAAGTCAAAAAAAACGGAACTGAACTTCTGGGAAAAACAAATAGAATCGTAGAAGGAACTTCAATAATTGGTGATATCGTCTCAAAAGCTGATTTTAGATTAGACGGAGAATTGATTGGGAATTTTACTTCACAAGGCAAACTGGTTATTGGAGTATCAGGCAGTATCAAAGGAGAAATTGTTTGTAATAATGCTGATATTGAAGGTGAATTTCAAGGAAAAATAAAAGTTTTAGAAGTCCTTAATATAAAAGCAACAGCTCGTATTCACGGAGAGGTTGCCGTTGGAAAATTATCTATAGAACCTGGAGCTGATTTTACAGCAACTTGTACAATGTTAACAAATACCACTAAAGAAGTTACATTAAAAGATGGAAAAGGAGCCCAAGAAGAACTCAAACAATAA
- a CDS encoding OmpA family protein: MGKILRTEKLTTFSELLIVIAGIGAILGGVYYLSPGIKTAVSKQLNGIELNQTDVNNVTNAAKIALPSTELSSEVADKPLVRIGAYAWNAQSGIIVSNGGPKTTKGSLMEKNGVNLEIIRQDWLSELRNMQMKFIEEFDKGEAFPSSEKSVFAVIIMGDGAPFYISSVQKSLDEKYGKDKYHVQVMGAVGMSYGEDKLIGPPSWKSDPKSMKGSVISAVLGDGDWVTTVNYCFANGLKVNPDPTTYDAEAVNIYPSENDDYIKSAEELIKSQTTGWTVTLKEVVDGKLTGKSVNRKIDGCATWTPGDKTVFDKLTGFVDIVSTKEFNNQMPTTIIGVKEWAVKNPDIVSNILKSALTASNQMKNYEDWKVRASEAVAATYKLETPEYWYKMFKGQQGTKGGLTYNMGGSKVFNYADAMQYYGLSDGVNRYKSVYNQVAGYLTELNPFGFNENVGAVVPYDQAVNLFFLKNINDIESTSADKADYSSEAKEVVASGEWKINFNTGSADISSSSSKEVEKIYNLLVQAENTKLTVVGHTDNVGNADSNLALSKSRAQAVVDYLKQKGIPANRFQLVDGKGQSNPIADNNTASGKALNRRVVITLLK, from the coding sequence ATGGGAAAAATTTTAAGAACAGAAAAATTAACAACCTTTTCTGAATTACTTATCGTTATTGCTGGAATTGGTGCAATTCTAGGAGGAGTTTATTATCTCTCTCCAGGGATTAAAACTGCAGTTTCAAAACAATTAAATGGAATTGAACTGAATCAGACAGATGTTAATAATGTTACGAATGCTGCAAAAATTGCGCTTCCATCTACTGAGTTGTCTTCAGAAGTTGCAGACAAACCTTTAGTAAGAATAGGTGCTTATGCTTGGAACGCTCAGTCTGGAATTATTGTTTCTAATGGTGGTCCAAAAACAACAAAAGGATCATTGATGGAAAAAAACGGAGTTAATCTTGAGATTATTCGTCAAGACTGGCTTTCGGAATTGCGTAACATGCAAATGAAATTTATCGAGGAATTTGATAAAGGAGAAGCTTTTCCATCTTCAGAAAAAAGTGTTTTTGCCGTTATCATAATGGGTGATGGTGCGCCATTTTACATTAGTTCTGTTCAAAAATCATTAGACGAAAAATACGGAAAAGATAAATACCATGTACAAGTAATGGGTGCAGTTGGTATGAGTTATGGTGAAGATAAATTGATTGGACCACCAAGCTGGAAATCAGATCCAAAATCTATGAAAGGTTCTGTTATATCTGCAGTTCTTGGAGATGGTGACTGGGTTACTACTGTAAACTATTGTTTTGCAAACGGATTAAAAGTAAACCCGGATCCAACAACATATGATGCAGAAGCAGTAAATATTTATCCATCAGAAAATGATGATTATATTAAATCGGCAGAAGAATTGATCAAATCTCAAACAACAGGATGGACTGTTACTTTGAAAGAAGTAGTTGACGGAAAATTAACTGGAAAATCTGTAAACAGAAAAATCGATGGTTGTGCTACTTGGACTCCTGGTGATAAAACTGTATTTGATAAATTGACAGGTTTTGTTGATATCGTTTCGACAAAAGAATTCAACAATCAAATGCCAACTACTATTATTGGTGTGAAAGAATGGGCTGTAAAAAATCCTGATATCGTTTCTAATATTTTGAAATCGGCATTGACGGCTTCAAACCAAATGAAAAATTACGAAGATTGGAAAGTAAGAGCTTCAGAAGCAGTTGCTGCAACTTATAAACTTGAAACTCCTGAATATTGGTACAAAATGTTCAAAGGACAACAAGGAACAAAAGGTGGATTAACTTATAATATGGGAGGTTCAAAAGTATTTAACTATGCTGATGCAATGCAATATTATGGTTTATCTGATGGTGTGAACAGATACAAATCAGTTTACAATCAAGTTGCAGGATATTTGACAGAATTGAATCCATTTGGATTTAACGAAAATGTGGGAGCAGTTGTTCCTTACGATCAGGCAGTAAATTTATTCTTCTTGAAAAATATTAATGACATCGAATCTACTTCTGCAGACAAGGCAGATTATAGTAGTGAGGCAAAAGAAGTTGTAGCTTCTGGAGAATGGAAAATTAACTTTAATACAGGAAGTGCTGATATTTCAAGTTCATCAAGTAAAGAAGTAGAGAAAATTTACAACCTTTTAGTACAAGCTGAAAACACAAAATTAACGGTTGTTGGACATACTGACAATGTTGGAAATGCTGATTCTAATTTAGCTTTATCAAAAAGCAGAGCGCAAGCAGTTGTAGATTACTTAAAACAAAAAGGTATTCCTGCAAATCGTTTCCAATTAGTAGACGGAAAAGGTCAAAGCAATCCGATAGCAGATAATAATACTGCTTCCGGAAAAGCACTAAACAGACGTGTGGTTATTACTTTATTAAAATAA
- the atpB gene encoding F0F1 ATP synthase subunit A, producing MIISNKPVQYLLVSLLALTSSINFASTPVDTVSVKHETVESTEASHATSGHGESVGHEIEKEFNASELINSHIGDSHDFHIADWDGHPISFSLPVILWTNSGLEIFSSAKFHHDNTGEHVVDINGQKLVRYKEIIFYADKFEEMTADQRDNGAFAFDARPLDFSITKNVFSMLMSAIILFFLFFAVARSYKKNPNAPKGLAGFLEPLVTFVRDEIAVPNIGTKKAGKYMPYLLTIFFFIWINNLIGLIPFFPFSSNLTGNIYFTFVMAFITFIVTTLSGNKSYWGHIFNTPGVPVWLAPIMIPVEIIGMLTKPFALMIRLFANITAGHIIILSLVSLIFIFKSIAVGPVAGAFVLFMSVLEMLVAALQAYVFTLLSALFIGQAVEEHDHH from the coding sequence ATGATAATTTCAAATAAACCAGTCCAGTACTTATTAGTTAGCTTATTAGCACTTACTTCGTCGATTAATTTCGCCTCAACCCCTGTTGATACTGTTTCAGTAAAACATGAAACTGTTGAGTCAACAGAAGCAAGTCATGCAACAAGTGGTCATGGAGAATCTGTTGGTCACGAAATAGAAAAAGAATTCAATGCAAGTGAATTGATTAATTCTCACATTGGAGATTCTCACGATTTTCATATTGCTGATTGGGATGGTCATCCTATCTCTTTTAGCCTTCCAGTTATTTTATGGACAAATAGCGGATTGGAAATTTTTTCATCAGCAAAATTTCACCACGATAATACAGGTGAACATGTAGTTGATATTAATGGTCAAAAATTAGTTCGTTATAAAGAAATAATTTTTTATGCTGATAAATTTGAAGAAATGACAGCTGACCAAAGAGACAATGGAGCTTTTGCTTTTGATGCAAGACCTTTGGATTTCTCTATTACAAAAAATGTTTTCTCAATGTTGATGTCTGCAATCATTTTGTTTTTCTTGTTTTTTGCTGTAGCAAGATCATATAAGAAAAACCCAAATGCGCCAAAAGGATTAGCTGGATTTTTAGAACCACTAGTTACTTTTGTTAGAGACGAAATTGCTGTTCCTAATATTGGTACAAAAAAGGCTGGAAAATATATGCCATACCTTTTAACTATATTTTTCTTTATTTGGATTAACAACCTTATTGGTTTAATTCCATTCTTCCCATTCAGTTCTAACTTAACAGGTAATATCTACTTTACATTTGTAATGGCTTTTATTACTTTCATCGTTACAACTTTAAGCGGAAACAAATCATACTGGGGACATATTTTCAATACACCGGGAGTTCCTGTGTGGTTGGCTCCAATTATGATTCCTGTAGAAATCATCGGGATGTTGACTAAACCATTTGCATTAATGATTCGTTTATTTGCAAATATCACGGCTGGTCACATTATCATTTTGAGTTTAGTTTCTTTAATCTTCATTTTCAAGAGTATTGCTGTAGGTCCAGTTGCCGGAGCATTTGTATTGTTCATGAGTGTTTTAGAAATGTTGGTTGCTGCTTTGCAAGCGTATGTATTTACTTTGCTTTCAGCATTATTTATTGGTCAGGCTGTTGAAGAGCACGATCATCATTAA
- the atpE gene encoding ATP synthase F0 subunit C, which produces MVLAGIGAGLAVIGAGLGIGKIGGSAMDAIARQPEAAGKIQTAMIIAAALIEGVALFAVVVALIAK; this is translated from the coding sequence ATGGTATTAGCTGGAATCGGAGCTGGATTAGCTGTAATTGGTGCAGGTCTTGGTATTGGAAAAATTGGTGGTTCTGCAATGGACGCTATCGCTCGTCAACCAGAAGCTGCTGGAAAAATCCAGACTGCTATGATTATTGCTGCTGCACTTATTGAAGGTGTTGCACTTTTCGCAGTAGTTGTTGCGTTAATCGCAAAATAA
- a CDS encoding AtpZ/AtpI family protein — protein MEKEPKKNSNNNKWLVFVNIPIQMGVIIFIFSYIGVKLDQKYSNGGSLWTIIFSLFSVFLALYNVLRQVKNLNK, from the coding sequence ATGGAAAAGGAGCCCAAGAAGAACTCAAACAATAATAAATGGTTAGTATTTGTTAATATTCCCATCCAAATGGGTGTTATTATTTTTATATTTTCCTATATAGGAGTTAAGTTAGATCAGAAGTATTCAAACGGTGGTTCTTTGTGGACAATTATTTTTTCTTTATTTTCGGTTTTTTTAGCACTTTATAATGTTTTAAGACAAGTAAAAAATTTGAATAAATAA